From a region of the Candidatus Hydrogenedentota bacterium genome:
- a CDS encoding DUF1501 domain-containing protein — MTTLNRRDFLKTASAATLSALAAGFPRKAEANELESIRPTADTMIVLWMAGGMAHTETFDPKRYTEFTAGMQANDVLSTFPAIDTVVDGMKFSEGLEKIGSVMDRGTLIRTYQAADLGFILHSRHQYHWHTGYEPPLSVAAPHIGSFISRTLGPLNPDVPAFIDIGQSFDLGEGEELKAFHTAGFLGTEYGPFFVPNPTEAQASVQPPAGMSDARFKNRNKAYKALADASPVGQLGSDYQRESLVRSMEGAYRLLTSPAAKAFDLSQEPKEIYDIYNTGKFGLGCLLARRLCEVGARFIEVTTEYEPFKHWDTHEDGHSRMVGLKQMIDAPVAQLVLDLEARGLLERTLIVLASEFSRDMLTEGKPDNKVKDQVEVPAVLTEPKHYGMHRHFTDAGSVLLFGGGIKKGYLHGVTADERPCKTIEKPVKTTDLHATMYRAMGIPPNLAYEVERRPFYTTKDGLGKPVMELFA; from the coding sequence ATGACGACGTTGAATAGGCGCGATTTCCTCAAGACGGCGAGCGCGGCAACGCTGTCTGCCCTGGCGGCAGGTTTCCCCCGCAAAGCCGAGGCAAATGAACTCGAGAGCATTCGACCCACGGCCGATACCATGATTGTGTTGTGGATGGCGGGTGGGATGGCACATACCGAGACGTTCGATCCGAAGCGCTACACGGAGTTCACAGCGGGAATGCAAGCGAACGACGTGCTCAGTACTTTTCCTGCGATCGACACTGTCGTGGACGGCATGAAGTTCTCGGAGGGGCTTGAGAAGATTGGTTCCGTGATGGATCGCGGAACGCTTATCCGTACGTATCAAGCGGCTGATCTGGGTTTCATTCTACATTCGCGTCACCAATACCACTGGCACACGGGCTATGAGCCGCCGCTGTCCGTTGCCGCGCCACACATCGGATCATTCATTTCGCGCACACTCGGCCCATTGAATCCTGACGTGCCCGCTTTCATCGACATCGGCCAGAGTTTCGATCTGGGTGAAGGGGAGGAGTTGAAGGCATTTCACACGGCAGGCTTTCTCGGGACGGAGTATGGGCCTTTCTTCGTTCCGAATCCGACCGAAGCGCAGGCCAGCGTGCAACCTCCCGCAGGAATGAGCGATGCACGCTTCAAGAACCGAAACAAAGCGTATAAGGCTCTGGCCGACGCCAGTCCAGTGGGTCAACTCGGAAGCGACTATCAACGCGAATCGTTGGTTCGTTCGATGGAAGGCGCGTATCGTCTCTTAACGTCGCCGGCAGCGAAGGCATTCGACCTTTCCCAGGAACCAAAGGAAATCTACGACATCTACAATACCGGGAAATTTGGACTTGGCTGTCTGCTTGCCCGGCGTCTTTGTGAGGTGGGCGCACGCTTCATAGAAGTCACCACGGAATATGAGCCCTTCAAGCATTGGGATACGCACGAAGACGGTCATTCGCGCATGGTCGGCTTGAAGCAGATGATCGACGCGCCCGTTGCGCAGCTTGTTCTGGACTTGGAAGCACGGGGTCTCCTGGAACGAACCCTGATCGTGCTTGCGAGTGAGTTTAGCCGCGACATGCTGACCGAGGGCAAGCCTGACAACAAGGTGAAAGACCAAGTCGAAGTGCCTGCGGTATTGACCGAACCAAAGCACTACGGCATGCACCGTCACTTCACGGACGCGGGTTCGGTCCTCCTGTTTGGCGGCGGCATCAAGAAGGGGTATCTGCACGGCGTCACCGCGGACGAGCGCCCCTGCAAGACCATTGAAAAGCCGGTGAAGACGACCGACCTGCATGCCACGATGTATCGGGCGATGGGAATACCGCCAAACCTGGCCTATGAGGTCGAACGCAGGCCTTTCTACACGACCAAGGACGGACTAGGGAAGCCCGTGATGGAGTTGTTCGCGTAG
- a CDS encoding type II toxin-antitoxin system PemK/MazF family toxin has protein sequence MPSYVPRQGDLVSVTLDPQSGHEQKGRRSAIVVSKTTFNRHTGMALLCPITNTNREYPFHVPLDNEGKVTGFVMVEQIKSVDFRARSVKYITKASDNLLDEVLSLLDACIY, from the coding sequence ATGCCGTCTTATGTGCCTCGCCAAGGCGATCTTGTTTCCGTAACACTTGATCCTCAGTCGGGTCACGAACAGAAAGGGCGCCGTTCTGCCATCGTTGTAAGCAAGACAACCTTCAACAGACATACAGGCATGGCGTTGCTCTGCCCAATTACCAACACAAATCGCGAATATCCATTTCATGTTCCACTCGACAACGAAGGGAAAGTCACTGGATTCGTGATGGTGGAGCAAATCAAATCTGTTGATTTTCGTGCACGGAGCGTGAAGTACATTACGAAGGCTTCCGACAATCTCCTTGACGAGGTACTGTCGCTGCTTGATGCCTGCATCTACTAG
- a CDS encoding mandelate racemase/muconate lactonizing enzyme family protein, which translates to MVTRNDVRITGTTLFYLPVETRVPLKFGTETLTHVTCARVCITVAGKTGRTAVGWGETPLSVQWVWPSTLPYEKRHERIKQFCISLVSAWAGFESSGHPVELGADFQEQVLPPLLAQHNASHSEPMPWLAALVCCSAFDIALHDAYGQLHGVPVYDTYTAEFMSRDLSAYLDTARNGGISFEGKFPADYLDFPRLDSLPVWHLVGGKDPISVSELDGSEPDDGYPVLLRDWIARDGLRCLKVKLRGNDADWDWDRLVRVGELAKKCGVLWLSADFNCTVTEPGYVNVILDRLMAEHPAIYGMLLYVEQPFPYDLEAHRIDVHSVSARKPLFMDESAHDWRLVKLGRELGWSGVALKTCKTQTGALLSLCWAKAHGMTLMVQDLTNPMLAQVPHVLLAAHAGTIMGVESNAMQFYPEASSLEAAVHPGLFRRRNGQLDLSTIQGPGFGYRIDEIRRDLPDPVAVAG; encoded by the coding sequence ATGGTCACAAGAAACGACGTTCGAATTACGGGCACCACCCTCTTCTACCTGCCCGTTGAAACGCGCGTGCCCCTGAAGTTTGGCACGGAAACCCTCACACACGTTACCTGCGCGCGCGTTTGCATCACTGTCGCCGGCAAGACAGGCCGCACGGCCGTTGGTTGGGGCGAGACTCCGCTAAGCGTGCAGTGGGTCTGGCCAAGTACCCTCCCGTATGAGAAGCGACACGAACGGATAAAGCAATTCTGCATAAGTCTGGTGTCGGCTTGGGCGGGATTCGAGTCATCTGGTCACCCGGTGGAACTTGGCGCCGACTTCCAAGAACAGGTCCTTCCTCCCCTTCTGGCACAACACAACGCATCCCATTCCGAGCCCATGCCGTGGTTGGCGGCACTGGTGTGCTGCTCCGCTTTCGATATCGCCTTGCATGACGCATACGGCCAGTTACACGGCGTGCCCGTCTATGATACTTACACCGCCGAGTTCATGAGCCGCGACCTCTCCGCGTATCTGGATACCGCACGCAATGGCGGCATTTCATTCGAGGGCAAGTTTCCGGCGGATTATCTCGACTTTCCTCGTCTCGACTCGCTTCCTGTCTGGCATTTGGTTGGCGGTAAAGACCCAATCAGCGTTTCCGAACTCGACGGCTCCGAACCCGACGACGGATATCCGGTGCTGCTGCGCGATTGGATCGCCCGCGACGGGTTGCGGTGCTTGAAGGTGAAGTTGCGCGGCAACGACGCCGATTGGGATTGGGACCGTCTCGTGCGAGTTGGCGAGTTAGCCAAAAAGTGTGGTGTACTTTGGCTCTCAGCAGACTTCAACTGCACTGTTACGGAGCCCGGTTACGTGAATGTCATTCTCGACCGCCTGATGGCCGAACACCCTGCCATCTACGGCATGCTCTTGTACGTGGAGCAACCTTTTCCCTACGACCTCGAAGCGCATCGCATCGATGTGCACAGCGTATCGGCACGTAAACCCCTGTTCATGGATGAAAGCGCGCACGACTGGCGGCTGGTGAAATTGGGGCGAGAACTGGGCTGGTCCGGTGTGGCGCTGAAGACCTGCAAGACACAGACGGGCGCACTCCTCAGCCTGTGCTGGGCCAAGGCCCACGGCATGACACTCATGGTGCAAGATCTCACCAATCCTATGTTGGCGCAAGTCCCCCACGTTCTCCTCGCGGCGCACGCGGGCACGATCATGGGCGTCGAATCCAATGCGATGCAGTTCTACCCCGAGGCATCGTCGTTAGAGGCGGCCGTGCACCCTGGGTTGTTCCGTCGGCGCAACGGACAACTCGACCTAAGCACGATTCAAGGCCCCGGTTTTGGCTACCGCATTGACGAGATACGCAGGGACTTGCCCGATCCTGTTGCCGTTGCCGGTTAA
- a CDS encoding transcriptional regulator/antitoxin, MazE yields the protein MVTRIQKWGNSQGLRLTRDILESASIEIGEEVEVSTRQGVIEIRVARRIRGKYDIEELVSRIPRHAKRGEIEWGEPRGKETW from the coding sequence ATGGTCACGCGCATACAGAAGTGGGGAAACAGCCAAGGGCTTCGCCTTACGCGAGATATCCTAGAATCTGCTTCGATTGAGATCGGTGAGGAAGTTGAGGTTTCCACACGGCAAGGAGTAATCGAGATTCGGGTAGCGAGACGTATCCGAGGCAAGTATGACATCGAGGAACTAGTTTCCAGAATCCCCAGGCACGCCAAGCGCGGGGAAATCGAGTGGGGCGAGCCTCGCGGCAAGGAAACTTGGTAG